The following are from one region of the Papaver somniferum cultivar HN1 unplaced genomic scaffold, ASM357369v1 unplaced-scaffold_132, whole genome shotgun sequence genome:
- the LOC113333167 gene encoding sucrose transport protein SUC4-like yields the protein MTVPGSQNRGTTTRVRSRNNRTENSVPKKVPLRKIFRVASMGCGIQFGWALQLSLLTPYVQELGIPHAFASLVWLCGPLSGFLVQPLVGHMSDRCTSKFGRRKPFIVAGAISIILAVLVIGHSADIGGLLGDTNQSRPRAIIAFVLGFWLLDVANNMTQGPCRALLADLTGKDQRRSRIANAHFSLFMAVGNILGFATGSYSGWFRIFPFTITSSCSVNCANLKSAFFLDIAFMVITTYVSISAAQEVPLPSNRSTNSENERLDLSDSVQEPFIGELFHTFTYLTGPIWIILLVTSLTWVGWFPFLLFDTDWMGREIYKGIPNEGQNYHTGVSMGAFGLMLNSVVIGVTSVVMEKVCKKWGGGFVWGVSNILMSFCFVAMLIISFVAKNMDFSAHDLPPGGIVIASLVVFTILGAPLAVTYSVPYAMIATRTEALGLGQGLSMGVLNIAIVIPQVIVSLGSGPWDQLFGGGNSPAFAVGAIAAFASGLVAILALPRSYTGKPRIIHV from the exons ATGACAGTTCCGGGGAGTCAAAACCGAGGAACAACAACTCGGGTGAGAAGCAGGAATAACCGAACAGAAAACAGTGTCCCGAAAAAAGTACCATTAAGGAAGATATTTCGAGTAGCATCAATGGGATGTGGGATACAATTTGGATGGGCATTACAATTATCACTATTAACACCATATGTACAAGAATTGGGGATACCCCATGCTTTTGCAAGTTTAGTATGGTTGTGTGGTCCATTATCTGGTTTTTTAGTACAACCACTAGTTGGACACATGAGTGATCGTTGTACTAGTAAATTTGGTAGAAGGAAACCATTTATAGTAGCTGGAGCTATTTCAATCATATTGGCTGTTTTGGTTATTGGTCATTCTGCTGATATTGGTGGTTTGCTTGGTGATACTAATCAATCAAGACCTAGAGCTATTATTGCTTTTGTCTTAGGGTTCTGGTTGCTTGATGTTGCTAATAATATGACTCAAGGTCCTTGTCGTGCTCTTCTCGCAGATCTTACTG GGAAGGATCAAAGAAGGAGTCGCATAGCAAATGCACATTTCTCACTCTTCATGGCTGTGGGTAACATCCTTGGGTTTGCCACCGGATCCTACAGTGGCTGGTTCAGAATTTTCCCCTTCACCATCACCTCCTCATGCAGCGTTAACTGTGCCAATCTCAAGTCTGCATTCTTTCTTGATATTGCTTTTATGGTCATAACAACTTATGTGAGCATTTCGGCAGCCCAAGAAGTGCCTTTACCTTCCAACAGATCCACAAACTCTGAAAATGAAAGACTTGATTTGTCCGATAGCGTCCAAGAACCATTTATTGGGGAATTATTTCATACATTTACATATCTGACGGGACCTATATGGATAATCCTGCTCGTTACCTCTCTTACATGGGTTGGATGGTTCCCATTTCTTCTATTTGATACTGATTGGATGGGTCGGGAAATTTACAAAGGGATTCCCAATGAAGGGCAGAACTATCATACAGGAGTAAGCATGGGAGCATTTGGCCTGATGTTGAATTCTGTGGTTATTGGAGTAACTTCTGTTGTGATGGAGAAAGTTTGCAAGAAGTGGGGCGGTGGTTTTGTCTGGGGTGTATCAAACATTCTGATGTCATTTTGCTTTGTAGCAATGCTTATAATATCATTTGTGGCTAAGAATATGGACTTCTCTGCTCATGATCTTCCTCCTGGTGGCATCGTAATTGCCTCACTAGTTGTTTTTACAATCCTTGGTGCTCCACTAGCA GTAACCTACAGTGTTCCTTATGCTATGATTGCTACCCGTACGGAGGCTTTAGGACTAGGCCAGG GTTTATCAATGGGTGTCCTGAATATAGCTATTGTGATTCCGCAG GTGATTGTATCCTTAGGAAGTGGACCATGGGATCAACTATTTGGTGGGGGGAACTCACCGGCTTTTGCTGTAGGAGCAATTGCAGCCTTTGCCAGTGGACTAGTAGCTATACTGGCTCTTCCACGATCTTATACTGGCAAGCCCAGGATCATCCACGTATAA
- the LOC113332620 gene encoding protein DETOXIFICATION 48-like codes for MYNSNLPSPSSLFSLRKTNFINLQTQDELHRWLTPSEVVEEIKAIGKISGPTALTGLVLYSRAMISMLFLGYLGELELAGGSLSIGFANITGYSVISGLAMGMEPICGQAFGAKQWKLLGLTLQRTVLLLLCTSLPISFIWLNMKKILLFCGQDEEISSVAHVYISFAIPDLFFLSLLHPLRIYLRTQNITLPVTYCSAVSLMLHVPLNFLLVVYLKMGVGGVAIAMIWSNLNLFILLSAFVYFSGVYKDSWVSPSMDCVRGWSSLLKLSIPTCLSVCLEWWWYEFMIILCGLLVNPKATIASMGILIQTTSLVYVFPSALSLGVSTRVGNELGANRPAKARRAMIVSLLCAIILGLVAMSFTILMRHRWGRFFTNDSEILNLTAVALPIVGLCELGNCPQTTGCGVLRGSARPTIGANINLGSFYLVGMPVAIFMGFVVKMGFAGLWIGLLAAQATCALLMLFVLRRTNWIDQVERARDLTDDSSAAPSAITLPTFVGKEGKEVMRLEEILCSSDDDDGSVKSIKLDTDPLIISNN; via the exons ATGTATAACTCAAATCTACCTTCTCCCTCTTCATTATTCTCTCTGAGAAAAACCAACTTCATTAATCTTCAAACTCAAGATGAACTCCATAGATGGCTAACTCCATCTGAG GTTGTTGAGGAAATCAAAGCCATAGGTAAGATATCAGGTCCAACAGCTTTGACAGGTTTGGTCTTGTACTCCAGAGCTATGATATCTATGCTTTTCTTGGGGTATCTTGGAGAGCTTGAACTTGCAGGAGGATCTCTTTCAATTGGATTTGCAAACATAACAGGTTACTCAGTCATATCTGGTTTAGCCATGGGAATGGAACCCATTTGTGGACAAGCATTTGGTGCAAAACAATGGAAGTTACTTGGTTTAACTTTACAAAGAACAGTTCTGCTTTTACTATGTACTTCACTCCCTATCTCCTTTATATGGCTAAACATGAAGAAAATCCTCTTGTTTTGTGGTCAAGATGAAGAAATCTCATCAGTAGCTCATGTTTATATATCTTTTGCTATTCCGGATCTCTTCTTCCTGTCTCTCTTACACCCACTTAGAATCTATCTTAGAACTCAAAATATTACATTGCCAGTAACATACTGTTCAGCTGTGTCCCTTATGCTCCATGTTCCTCTCAATTTCCTTTTGGTTGTTTACTTGAAAATGGGTGTGGGAGGGGTTGCAATAGCCATGATTTGGTCTAACCTAAATCTCTTCATCCTCTTATCGGCTTTCGTTTACTTCTCCGGTGTGTACAAGGATTCTTGGGTCTCACCAAGTATGGATTGTGTCAGAGGATGGTCTTCCTTGTTAAAACTATCTATACCAACTTGTCTTTCAGTGTGTTTGGAGTGGTGGTGGTACGAATTCATGATAATTCTGTGTGGCCTGCTTGTTAACCCAAAAGCAACAATTGCCTCAATGGGGATTCTAATTCAAACTACTTCACTGGTTTATGTATTTCCATCAGCTCTGAGTTTAGGAGTATCGACACGAGTCGGTAACGAACTAGGCGCGAACCGACCGGCCAAAGCTCGTAGAGCTATGATTGTTTCACTCCTATGCGCAATTATACTAGGCCTAGTTGCTATGTCCTTTACTATTCTGATGCGACATCGATGGGGTCGTTTTTTCACCAATGACTCGGAGATTCTGAACTTAACAGCAGTGGCATTGCCGATTGTAGGATTATGTGAGCTTGGGAATTGTCCACAGACAACAGGATGTGGGGTTTTAAGAGGAAGTGCAAGGCCTACAATTGGTGCAAATATCAACTTGGGTTCATTTTACCTTGTAGGAATGCCTGTTGCTATATTCATGGGATTTGTGGTTAAGATGGGTTTTGCTGGTTTATGGATTGGATTACTTGCTGCGCAAGCGACATGTGCATTGCTAATGTTGTTTGTGTTAAGAAGAACGAATTGGATTGATCAAGTCGAAAGGGCAAGAGATTTAACAGACGATTCTTCTGCAGCTCCTAGTGCAATTACATTGCCAACATTTGTTGGCAAGGAGGGAAAAGAAGTGATGAGATTAGAGGAGATTTTGTGcagcagtgatgatgatgatgggtcTGTAAAGTCAATCAAATTAGACACAGACCCACTTATTATATCAAACAATTAA
- the LOC113332931 gene encoding uncharacterized protein LOC113332931 translates to MNAPVTFDAEDIEEDMEDHNDPLVLTLPVAWCNIKKILTDGGSSVNVLFYDTFKRMELNDEQLMSSYYTIYGFNGAPTKPLGDIVWKVDAGPMKVDTRFSVVDAPSPITPSLAEGGCRSSRE, encoded by the coding sequence ATGAACGCGCCTGTAACCTTCGATGCAGAAGACATCgaggaagatatggaagatcacaaCGACCCCTTGGTCCTTACCTTACCAGTAGCATGGTGCAATATCAAGAAGATCCTCACTGATGGAGGGAGTTCAgttaacgttctattctacgacacaTTCAAGCGAATGGAGCTTAACGATGAGCAGCTGATGTCTTCGTATTATACCATCTACGGTTTCAATGGGGCACCTACAAAGCCGTTAGGAGACATTGTTTGGAAAGTGGACGCAGGACCAATGAAAGTTGATACTCGGTTCAGTGTAGTGGACGCTCCTTCCCCTATAACGCCATCATTGGCCGAAGGTGGGTGCAGAAGCTCAAGGGAGTAG